TTAACCGCACTGCCACCAGTTTCAATAGTATCCGCAATAACTGCACGCGCAAGATTTTGCGTATCTGATCGTCCTTCAACAACAACCATTTCGTTAATTTTAGGCAACTCATTCATGATTTAAAAATAAACGATGTGCATTGCCACGTGTCACATCTGATAAGTCTTTAGCTGACATCTCTAATGTTTCAGCCAAGCTATCGATGACAAACTTAACTAATGCTGGCTCATTCGTTTTGCCACGATAAGGTGTGGGAGCCAAATAAGGAGCGTCCGTCTCAACCAAGAGACGATCTAGAGGAATTGTTTTTGCTGCCTCACGAACTTCTTCGGCTTTTTTAAAACTTACAACACCACTAAAAGAAATGTGCATTCCTAAATCAATAAATGCCTTAGCCTGCTCTGGTGTGCCAGAAAAACTATGCATCACACCCTTCTTCACACCTGAATCTTTTAGTATTTTATAAACATCTTCAAAAGCATCACGATTATGGATAATGACAGGTAAATCAAATTTTTTAGCTAACCCAAGATGCTTTTTAAATGCTGCAACTTGGACATCGTGAGTCGTTGTTTCCCAATAGTAATCCAACCCCGTCTCACCGACACCAACAACCTTTGGTTGTTGTAGTTGCTGTTCCAATGTGATAAACGCCTGATCATCAAAATCTTTTGTATCCTCAGGTTGAAAACCAAGAACTGCATAAATATTATCATGGTTGTTTGAAATTTCTAATGCACGTTCATTACTTTGTGCATTGTATCCCACCACATTCATTTCCATTACACGAAACTCATTAGCTCGCCCAATATACGCTGGCACATCATGAAATAATTGGTCATCATTCAAATGTGTATGGGTATCATAACTATCTGTTGGTGTTTTAGTTGGATCATATATCGCCATTTTAGTCTCCAGTAATAAATTATTCTTTGTTTAGTATATCATGATAAGCACATTACTAATAATACACACGGTTAAAATGAAAAAACCGCTACTTAAGCGGTTTTTTCATCACGTGCAAAATGTTTTAAAACACCGTTAACAAACTTACGGTCATCTTCATCAGCAAAAGTTTTTGCTAATTCAATAGCCTCATCGATGGCAACTTTGTATGGAGTTGCTTCGACAGCAGTTAATTCGTAAATTGCTAATCGTAAAATAACTAAATCAGCTTTATTAATGCGGTTAATCGCCCAACCTTCAGCTAAATGTGATGAAATTTTTTCATCCAAATCTGCCTTGGAGCCTAAAACGCCATTAACTAAGCGTGGTAAATAATCATCGAATTCCTTACCATTTAGCACAATTTCGTATAAATCATCAATTTTATTACTCTGTGGATCTTTTTCTAACGCAAAAAGAACTTGAAATGCAGCTTGTCGTGACTCATGTCGCGTTAAGTTTGCCATTAATTAGCTACCTCATTCTCACCAAATAAATTATCAGGATCAATCGTGTGATCCGGCTTTTCCGGTATAATTCCACTAACGTGCACATTAACACGCGCTACTTCTAAATCTGTCATTGACGAAACTTGAGATTTAATTGCATTCTGAATGTTTAAAGCTATTTTTGGTACTGGAACACCATATTGCAAAAAAACATACGCTTCAATCACTAAGCCATCAATTGTTTGCTGTAATTCAACGCCCTTTCCGCGGGCAGTTGATCCAAATACACTGGCAAATCGATCTGCTAATTTACCTCTCATTGAGTAAACACCAGTCACTTCTTGTGCCGCAATTTGTGCAATAACTTCAATCACCTCTGGCGTTACCTGTGTGGTTCCTGGCACTTCACTCTCAGTGATTAATAACAAATTCTTAGTAGTTGCTTTATTGTATTTAATTTCTTTGGCCATATTTGCTCCTCGAAAATAGTTTCTAAAATAAAAAGTTCCGCGGGGGAACTTTTTATGATAAACACGTTCACTACCACAGTAATACTACTCTAACTTAGTAAGTAACAATCATGCAATCATCTTAATTAAGCACGGCCCTTATAAGAACCGTCTTCAGAGTTAACAATAATAGTTTCACCTTCATTAACGAAATCTGGAACTGTGATTGTTGCTCCTGTTTCAACAGTTGCTGGCTTACCAGAACCTGTCGCAGTTGCACCCTTAATACCAGGTTGTGTTTCTGTCACTTTTAGTTGAACAGTTGATGGCAATTCAGCACCAAGAATTTCATTGCCAAACATCGTAATTTTAACTTCCATACCTTCAAGCATAAACTTCAAAGCATTTTTTAAATATTCATCTGGAATATTGATTTGTTCATAACTTTCAACATCCATGAATACACGACCATCGTTTTCAGCATATAAATAAGACATTGGTCGTGTTGTGATATCAGCTTGTTCAAACTTATCACCAGGACGGAACGTTACTTCATTAACCGCACCTGTACGTAAATTCTTCAACTTTGAACGAACAAACGCTCCGCCTTTACCAGGCTTAACGTGTTGGAAATCCAAAACACGCCAAATTGAGTTTGAATATTCGATAGTCAAACCAGTCTTTAAATCATTCATGCCGATTGCCATGATTAGTATCCTCTTTATCCGATAATATAGTTTATTATAACAGAAATCCGTAATTTATGCAGACTTCAAACAAGTTAATATTCTATCACAAATCCTGATTAGATTCAATCTTTTTCTTATTTAACTCTGGTTGGACAATTAAGTTTTGGAAGCGTTTCAGTGTTTTAAGGAAGGATTTGCCTTCTTCTACACCAAAAATATCCAACCATTTATGAAAGCGCTGTTGCACTTTCATCGTCATCTGCTTTTCAACAGTCCTTCCTTCTGGTGTCAAAACTAGTAGCACACGGCGATGATCTTTTTCATCAGGCACATGTTTTAAGTAGCCACAATCAAACAATGGTTTTAATTGGCGAGCAACAGCTCCTTTGGTTACACCGCGATCTTTAGCTATTTTGGTCATCGTAAGTGGCTCATCACTATCCGCTACAGCAGCCATAATAAGCCACTGCTCGAAAGAAGCGCCATATTCGCTCGTTGGTTGCGAAATTAGTTTTTCAAGATTCTTTAATGCTGACATATATACATTAATAGATTCATTCAATAATTCTGAGTTTTGCATATATCAGCCTTTAATATTTTCTAAGTGTTCAAAAATTGCGTTAGGTAAAGGAAAAAATTATAGATATCTTGTTTTGTTTATCAATTGAGTCTATCTAATATATTCCCCTAATTTTTATAATTATTCTCATTAATAACTGTTGAAGTAACAAGTATTGAATCCTATTAATTCATATCTTATCATTATTCTTTTTTGTCATCAAGTTAGGCAGTTTTGCTAACCGAAGCAATTCAAACCCATATTTTAATATTTAAGTTCTCAATATCTTAGAACGATTTTTTGCATTTTATTGATATCTTTTAGTGAAGTAAAATAAAACAAAGCCTGTTACATGAGTATAAGCTTTAATAATTATAATAAAAATCTCACAGGAGGTTCTCTTAATGAGCCAAAAAAACTATAAGTTCAGTGATTACGGCGACGCTAGCGTACTAATTGAATTCTCAAAAGTATTCTCAATGCAGGCATGGCAAAAAGTGCACCATCTCGCCAACCAATTACTTGAAGAAAATATTCCAGGAATTCTGGGAATCATTCCAACTTATACAACTTTGTTTATCAGTTATGATTATCTCGTCATAAAGCGAGAAAAACTCCAACATGTAGTTGAGCAATACATAGCAAATATTGACGACAAAAATCTAAAAATTGAAGGCCGCATTTTTAAAATTCCAGTTGTTTTTGGTGGCAAGTATGGTCCTGATTTAGAGTATGTTGCAGACAGCCAACAATTATCCAACGAAAAACTAATTGAACAATTTTGTTCAAAGCCATTACAAATTATGGTCGTTAACCGCGGTCCGATGTTTGGCACAAATTTTGAAAAAGAAGTTGCACGTCTTGAAACACCTAGGACGGCTGTACCCGCTGGAGCAATTACAGCTGCCGGAGAACAAATTTCTATTATGATTCAAAAGTCTCCCGGAGGTTGGCGCATTTTTGGTCAAACACCCATTCAAATGAAAATGGAATTTGAACAAAATCCACCAGTTTATTATAAACCTGGCGATATGATGACTTTCTATCCTATTGGTGAGGACGACTACTCAAAGTTCGAAGGACAGACGATTAGTGATGTGGAGGTCAAAGAATGACGACAGCACAAATTACAATTAATTCCGCTAAGTTAGCTAACATTCAAGACAGCGGACGCTATGGCTTCGAACAATATGGCATCTCTGCGAACGGTGCTATCGATATGTATGCTTACCTAAAAGCAAATGAACTGGTCGGTAATGATAATGCCGAGCCAGCCATTGAAATTACGGCTTTTGGTTTATCTTTAACATCGACTGTTGACGTGCCTATCGCAATTACTGGTGCAGAAGCAGACCTTAAAATTGATCATAGAATTGTTAAACCATGGCAAACTATCATATTGCCAGCTGGAAAAGAACTAACGATTGGCACGATGAAAAAAGGGCTTCGCGCCTATGTCGCCTTTGCAGGTGGCATTGACGCGAAATCAACTTTAGAGAGCACTTCTCGAGATACCATACTGGACCTAGGGACCAAATTAACAGATGGCATGACTTTAAAATTAAAACACGTCCCGACAAAGACCAACATGAAAACAACCTATTTAGAAGATCGACCTTCCTACGGTTCACCATGGCACATTAGAGTTTGTGATGGCCCTGATACAGAAATTTTTACCAAAAGCACCGAACAATTTTTCAAAAATACCTACCGTGTTTCACCTGTTAGTAACCATGTAGGAATTCGCTTAAGTGGACCGGCGGTTGAAAACTTTAAGACACCAGAAATATTATCTCGTGGTGTTGGCGTCGGCTCAATCGAAATATTTCCAACTGGTCAAGCAGTAGTCTTACATCGTGGTCGAACGGTAACTGCAGGTTATCCCATTATAGGGGTTGTGCCATTAATTGATTTGGATATGATTGGTCAAGCTCGACCTGGTGACGAAATACATTTTGAACATATTAGCATCGAGGAAGCTAGAAATCTTTATAAAAAACGTTTCAATAAACTACCATACAGAAGATGATTAGGAGACAAAAATGTTTAATAAAGTATTAATTGTTAATCGAGGTGACGCAGCCAGTCGTGTTCTTAAAACATTGAAAAAAATGAACATCGCCTCCGTAGTAGTGTACTCAGAAGCAGATCAAGATTTACCTTACATTAAAGAAGCTACAGAAGCATACCCTATTGGCCCATCACCAGCTCAAAAAAGTTATTTAAATCAAGACATTTTGTTAGATGTTCTTAAAAAATCTGGTGCTGACGCAGTTCACCCTGGGTTTGGCTTTTTATCAGAGAACGCCAATTTTGCCCAAAAAGTTGAAGACGCAGGCGCTAAATTTATCGGTCCCTCACCAAAATGGTTAGCCAAAATGGCTAATAAAAATGTTGCGCGCTCAATCATGGCGGAATATGGCTTGCCAATTGGGACGGGATCTGGCGCATTGCCTGATGACCCTGAAAAAATTAAGCAAGCTGGACAAAAAATAGGATTCCCCGTATTAGTTAAACCCGCTGGTGGCGGTGGTGGAATAGGCATGCTACCGGCCTACAATGAAGAAGAGTTAGTAAGGGTTGTTCAAGAGGCCAGAACAATGGCGCAACGTGCTTTTGACGACGGAGAATTATATTTAGAAAAATATTTTGAAAACCCAAGACACATTGAATTTCAAGTTTTGGCCGATCAGCACGGTCATGTACAACACTTTTTTGAACGTGATTGTTCAATACAACGACGCCACCAAAAATTAATTGAAGAATCTCCAGCTATCGGTATTGAACGTGACGAACTAAATCAATTAGCTCATAAAATCACGACGATTTTAGCAGATATTGGTTACGATAACATCGGTACAGTAGAAATGTTGCGAGATCGTCATGGCAACTATAGTTTTCTTGAAATGAATACTCGCTTGCAGGTTGAGCATGGTGTTAGCGAAGAAATTACTGGTGTTGATTTAGTCGAAGCACAAATTAGGTCTGCATTTGGTGAAGAGCTATCTCAAATCATTCAAAAACCAATAAAAAATCAAGGGCATGCGATTGAGGTCCGAATTTATGCTGAAGACCCTAAAACCTTCTTCCCCTCACCCGGCAAGTTAACAACATTCTCGATACCCAAAATCGATGGTGTTAGAGTAGAGACTGGTTTTGCCCAAGGAACAACAATTTCTCCGTTTTACGACCCAATGTTGGCCAAAGTAATTGCCCACGCAGCAACAAGAAAAGAAGCCATTACACAACTATTAACGGCATTGAAAAACTTTGAGGTTACTGGCATAAAAACGAACATACCATTTTTAATTGATGTTTTAAATTCGGAAAAATACCAACTTGGGCAACTAGATACCAGCTTTGTAAAAGAATTTTTAAAGAATAATATATAGGAAGAAAGATATGACCATTAATAACGTTACTTCACCAATCACAGGCTCCATTTGGAAAATCGAAATCGCACTTGGGCAAAAAATTAGCGCTGGGGAAACGGCGATTGTTTTGGAATCAATGAAAGCCGAATTTACGGTGGAAGCACCCTTTTCTGGGACTGTCAAAGACATAAAACTATCAGAAGGCGATGTCGTTTATGAAAATGACGTCATTTTCACAATCGAAGTAGATGATTAAAAGGAAATAAAATATGACTGAAACAACAAAAGAACAACAAAATCTTAATCCAGTTGCTGTCAAAATAAATGAGGGTATAAAGAATGAAAACCCCTACGTTTACGAAATGCTTTCAAATTATGGGCGCGAGGTTTACTTTTCAAAAGACGGGAACGTTAAACAAATTGCTGATGCTAAAAAGTATTCCAAAGAATTCAATGCCACATCAGGTTTCGCTACCGAGCACGGCAAACCAATGTACTTACCCCTATTGGCTGATACCCTGTCCGACTACGACCCTGCCGACATCTTCCTCTATTCATCAACATTGGGTTCTCCGGAGTTGCGTACCACTTGGCAAGAAAAAATGTATACGGAAAATCCCAGTCTACACGATAAAAAGATCTCTAATCCAATTGCAACAATTGGCCTAACCCACGGATTGAATCTGGCTGCTAACTTATTTGTTAATGAGGGGGACACTTATATTTTGCCAGACAAACAATGGGAAAACTATAAAATGATATTCAGTGAAACAAAGAAGGCCAACATGGTCACTTATCCCATGTATGACAAAGATTTCCATTTCGATACTGAGGCATTTAGACAAACTTTGCTATCGCAACGTAATAAGAAAAAAATCATCGTTATCCTGAATTTTCCAAACAATCCTACGGGATATACACCTTTACCACATGAAGCAGACGAATTAGCAGCCGCAATCAAAGAAGTTGCTGAATATGGTGTCAACGTGGTCGTTATCTCTGATGATGCCTACTTTGGTCTGTTTTATAAAGACTCAATTACTGAATCACTATTTGGTCGTTTAGCCAATATTCATCCACGTGTTTTAGCAATCAAAGTTGACGGGGCAACAAAGGAGGAGTACACTTGGGGATTTCGTGTCGGTTTTTTAACCTTTGGAATTAATAGTGATGCTATGAATGAATATCTGGAAGAAAAAGTAATGGGTGTCATTAGAACATCGATTTCTAACGGGCCAACCCCATCACAAACTTTTATTTTACATGCCCTCAAATCACCACAATTAGCAAAACAAAAAGCCGATAAATTTGAAATTATGGAAAAGCGCGCTCGTAAAATTGATGAGTTACTATCTTCAGGCAAATATGATGATGCATGGGATTTATATCCTTTTAATTCAGGTTACTTCTTTGCCATTAAAGTAAAAGGTGTCAATGCTGATCAAGCCAGAATACATTTACTTCAAAAATATAACGTTGGTACAATCGCACTGGGTGACACAGATCTACGTATTGCGTTTTCACGCGTAGATGTAGAACATTTGGAAGAATTGGTTCACCGCTTATATGAAGGAATTAAAGACCTTCAGTAATAACTAAGAGCTAAATTCCTGTGGATTTGGCTCTTTTTAAGAAAGGCAATTTTGTGATAAAGATAAAGAACAAACAAATATACTTAGTAGTTTTACTCGCTCTATTGTTTCAAACTGCTTACCAAGGAAATATTGTTTTAACAACACTATACGCAGTGCATTTGCACGCCCACTCTGCTTTTTTGGGTGTCATAGTTGCTTTAAGCGCCGTATTCCCAATGCTTTTAGCAATATATTCTGGCAAATTCACTGACAGAATAGGATTTAAGCTCCCCTTAGTATTAGGCATGATTGGTTGTGGATCTGCTCTCCTCTTACCATTTATCGTCCATAACCAACTTTGGATACTATTAGTCTCGCAATCATTATTTGGTTTATTTCAAATTTTCACCATCGTCACTATTCAAAATTTGGTAGGTGCCTTAAGTAACTCCAAAAATTATTCCAAAAATTACGCTATTTTATCACAAGGTACTTCCATTGGTGAACTGTTAGGTAATGTTATGACTGGATTTGCCATTGATCATATTGGATACAGTTTTACGTATGTCTTTTTAGCAAGTTTAGCCATCATTTCAGGGCTTGTATTTCTATTCAATCTGGTCACAGTACCAAAATACGAGAAAAAAACGCAAGTACAATCCGAAAAATTCATTGATTTATTAGCTTCTCGAAATTTACGCAAAACTTTTATTACTTCAGGAATTATCTTAACAGGTGTTTTTCTATTCTCGTTCTATTTTCCAGTGTACGGACGCAGTATTCATCTTTCAACGTCTCTAATTGGTTTGATTTTGGGTGCTAACACTGCCGCTTATTTCATTATTCGGTTAGTAATGCCTCGACTAAGTGCAAAATTAAGTGAAATGCATTTGCTAGGTATTTGTTTATTAATGTCATCAATCGGCTTTGCTTTGATTCCACTCGTTAAAAACTTTTACATACTGGCAGGATTATCATTTGTTATGGGGCTAGGACTAGGTTGTTGTCAACCACTATCGATGTCAATGGCATACCATTTTTCTCCTAAAAACCGGACCGGCGAAGTATTGGGTCTTCGTTTGGCAGTAAATAAATTTGCCCAAGTAGCTGTGCCAATTATTTCTGGACCTTTAGGCGGAACTTTGGGTACTTTACCGGTCTTTTGGACAAATGCGGCGCTATTTATATACGGTGGATTATCAATGTTTACCCCAGAAACACCCGATAAAATCAAATCAGAAATTTCTGAAAAAACGCCATAATTTTTTTTAGTAGTAACACCCGTTTCTTATTAATTGCTTGACCAAATTAATAAGAAACGGTTTTTTTTGCTCACAATAAATTACAAAGATTTTGCAAATGCCCTCTAGCTTTATGTTGCTTGGTTAGTGTGGTTTGTAAATAATTCATAAATTTCTCTGTTAACTTGTTCCCGACGCAAAAAATCTACACAAGCATCAAAAATTTGCAATCCTTCAGCAGCAGAACTGGTAGGATCTTTTTTACGGATTTGATAGGTAATACGATTTGGTGGCATATTTTGCAAATAATAAATGTGACACTGATTAGACTCTCGAAGATGATTAGCTATCGAAAAAGGCACAATAGCCCACTTTTTATCATCATCTAGAAATGTAGTCAATAGATTAGCTGTATCAATTTGTATTGTTGGATAAGGGCGATTCTCAATCCAGCGATCATACCACGATTGAAAAAAAACATTAAACCCAAAAAAAACTTGTTCCTTCGTATCTAGCTCTGCATCAATTAATCTGTTATTTACCGTTTTTAATTTCCCTTTACACACAACAACCATTTTTTCTCCCGAAAATTTGCTATTAATCATCCCAGGATCAGGTTGTTCAAAATGACCAATGGCAATATCGATTTTTCGATTATTTAAAGCAGCATAAAGATCTGTTGATTGCCCAGTAATAATATGCATATCAATCGTTTCCTTAAAATGCTTAATCATAGAATAAATAGGCGGCAAAATATAAGACTGTGCCGAATCAATTGCGCCAATTGATAATGTGATTTTTTGTTGCTTGTATTTAATAGCTCTCGTTTCATGCACTAAGTCCATCCAATGTCGAGCAATGTTTAAAAATTTTTGTCCATCAGGCGTTAGATTCAAAGTTCTAAATCCGCGCCCTCGTTCAATTAAATCCATACCAACATCTTTTTCAAGCTTTGCAATTCGATAGCTTAAGGTTGATTGGGAAATAAACAATGCATCGGCTGCCTCTGTTAATGTACCTGCGTTAACAACTGCTAAGAATATCTCAATATCAACTGAATTCATGAAATCCCTCTTTTTCATTTACAAAAATTTGAATTCAAATATTTGCATTCAACACCATTTGTGCATAAATACTAAAAATCATTCATAATTTGTATACTCAAAATCATGTTACACGATAAAATAATAAATCTCTATTAATTTGTTAATTAATCTAACATAATAATAAAAATCAATTTTGTTGATTTTTATTATTAGTCGTTTGAATTTTATTTTTTAAATAATAAGATGTAGTGTATTTCATAAGAAAGTTTGTTAAAAATAAACTATGAATTATAAAAGAATGTGTTTCTTATAATTTAAAACAAATTTTCATCGAAAATTATGGAGGATATATTATCATGAATGCTTTAACACGATACGGTACTGAAATTGGTGGATTTAAATTCGAAAGAGGATTACCTGAACCTGAAATTACAGATGACGATATTTTAATTGAAGTAAAGGCTGCCGGCATATGTGGTGCTGATTTCAAACACTACGGTATTGAAAATGGTGCTACTGATAATAAACGAATCGCTGGTCATGAATTTTCAGGCGTTATTGTCAAAGCAGGGAAAAATGTTACCGATTGGCATGTTGGTCAACGCGTTGTTTCAGAAAACACTGCTTATGCTTGTGGAAAATGTCACGCTTGTGAAATTGGAAATTTTCTAGTATGTCCTTATAAACGTTCATTTGGACTAAGCCCAAATACTGATGGCGGTTTCACTAAATATGTCAAAGTCCCCGGTTATATTATGAATCTCTACAAAAATTGCCTTTTTGAAATTCCAGAAAATGTTTCATTTGAAGAGGCTTCTATGTTGGATCCAATTGGCAATGCCTATATGGCAGTGGCACAACGTTCTAATTTGCTGCCTGGTGACAATGTTGTTGTCTTCGGTGCAGGTACGCTAGGCCTTGGTTGCGTACAAATGGCAAAAATTATGGGAGCGGCTGAAATTATTGTGGTTGCCTCAAGTGCCAACGAGGCAGTTCGTTTCCCAGTCGCCAAAAAATTTGGTGCAACACATTGCATTTCTTACGATAAAGAAAATGTTGAAGAAAAAATCCTTGAGTTAGTTGGCGAAAACAACATCCCCATCGTTTATGATTGCGCCGGATCACCATCCGTTTTAAAACAATCACTTAATATATTACGAACAAATGGACAAATTATTCGTGTAGGTATGAGCTTTTTGCCACTCAACTTCTCAATTAATGATCTATCTATGAAAGCTATTGATCTTGTCGGTCATATGGCCTACAATACCGTTTCCTTAAAACATGTATTGACACTTTTAGAACGAAAAATGTTTGATGCAAAATCAATGATTACGCATATTTTACCTTTGTCAGATTGGCAAGAAGGATTTGAACTAATGAAAAACCGGCAAGGTATCAAAGTTATTTTAAAGTACGACGAATAAAACACATGTAA
The Leuconostoc suionicum genome window above contains:
- a CDS encoding 5-oxoprolinase subunit C family protein — protein: MTTAQITINSAKLANIQDSGRYGFEQYGISANGAIDMYAYLKANELVGNDNAEPAIEITAFGLSLTSTVDVPIAITGAEADLKIDHRIVKPWQTIILPAGKELTIGTMKKGLRAYVAFAGGIDAKSTLESTSRDTILDLGTKLTDGMTLKLKHVPTKTNMKTTYLEDRPSYGSPWHIRVCDGPDTEIFTKSTEQFFKNTYRVSPVSNHVGIRLSGPAVENFKTPEILSRGVGVGSIEIFPTGQAVVLHRGRTVTAGYPIIGVVPLIDLDMIGQARPGDEIHFEHISIEEARNLYKKRFNKLPYRR
- a CDS encoding Asp23/Gls24 family envelope stress response protein, whose amino-acid sequence is MAKEIKYNKATTKNLLLITESEVPGTTQVTPEVIEVIAQIAAQEVTGVYSMRGKLADRFASVFGSTARGKGVELQQTIDGLVIEAYVFLQYGVPVPKIALNIQNAIKSQVSSMTDLEVARVNVHVSGIIPEKPDHTIDPDNLFGENEVAN
- the nusB gene encoding transcription antitermination factor NusB is translated as MANLTRHESRQAAFQVLFALEKDPQSNKIDDLYEIVLNGKEFDDYLPRLVNGVLGSKADLDEKISSHLAEGWAINRINKADLVILRLAIYELTAVEATPYKVAIDEAIELAKTFADEDDRKFVNGVLKHFARDEKTA
- a CDS encoding aminotransferase class I/II-fold pyridoxal phosphate-dependent enzyme; amino-acid sequence: MTETTKEQQNLNPVAVKINEGIKNENPYVYEMLSNYGREVYFSKDGNVKQIADAKKYSKEFNATSGFATEHGKPMYLPLLADTLSDYDPADIFLYSSTLGSPELRTTWQEKMYTENPSLHDKKISNPIATIGLTHGLNLAANLFVNEGDTYILPDKQWENYKMIFSETKKANMVTYPMYDKDFHFDTEAFRQTLLSQRNKKKIIVILNFPNNPTGYTPLPHEADELAAAIKEVAEYGVNVVVISDDAYFGLFYKDSITESLFGRLANIHPRVLAIKVDGATKEEYTWGFRVGFLTFGINSDAMNEYLEEKVMGVIRTSISNGPTPSQTFILHALKSPQLAKQKADKFEIMEKRARKIDELLSSGKYDDAWDLYPFNSGYFFAIKVKGVNADQARIHLLQKYNVGTIALGDTDLRIAFSRVDVEHLEELVHRLYEGIKDLQ
- a CDS encoding 5-oxoprolinase subunit B family protein, which gives rise to MSQKNYKFSDYGDASVLIEFSKVFSMQAWQKVHHLANQLLEENIPGILGIIPTYTTLFISYDYLVIKREKLQHVVEQYIANIDDKNLKIEGRIFKIPVVFGGKYGPDLEYVADSQQLSNEKLIEQFCSKPLQIMVVNRGPMFGTNFEKEVARLETPRTAVPAGAITAAGEQISIMIQKSPGGWRIFGQTPIQMKMEFEQNPPVYYKPGDMMTFYPIGEDDYSKFEGQTISDVEVKE
- a CDS encoding TatD family hydrolase → MAIYDPTKTPTDSYDTHTHLNDDQLFHDVPAYIGRANEFRVMEMNVVGYNAQSNERALEISNNHDNIYAVLGFQPEDTKDFDDQAFITLEQQLQQPKVVGVGETGLDYYWETTTHDVQVAAFKKHLGLAKKFDLPVIIHNRDAFEDVYKILKDSGVKKGVMHSFSGTPEQAKAFIDLGMHISFSGVVSFKKAEEVREAAKTIPLDRLLVETDAPYLAPTPYRGKTNEPALVKFVIDSLAETLEMSAKDLSDVTRGNAHRLFLNHE
- a CDS encoding MarR family winged helix-turn-helix transcriptional regulator, with protein sequence MQNSELLNESINVYMSALKNLEKLISQPTSEYGASFEQWLIMAAVADSDEPLTMTKIAKDRGVTKGAVARQLKPLFDCGYLKHVPDEKDHRRVLLVLTPEGRTVEKQMTMKVQQRFHKWLDIFGVEEGKSFLKTLKRFQNLIVQPELNKKKIESNQDL
- a CDS encoding MFS transporter — its product is MIKIKNKQIYLVVLLALLFQTAYQGNIVLTTLYAVHLHAHSAFLGVIVALSAVFPMLLAIYSGKFTDRIGFKLPLVLGMIGCGSALLLPFIVHNQLWILLVSQSLFGLFQIFTIVTIQNLVGALSNSKNYSKNYAILSQGTSIGELLGNVMTGFAIDHIGYSFTYVFLASLAIISGLVFLFNLVTVPKYEKKTQVQSEKFIDLLASRNLRKTFITSGIILTGVFLFSFYFPVYGRSIHLSTSLIGLILGANTAAYFIIRLVMPRLSAKLSEMHLLGICLLMSSIGFALIPLVKNFYILAGLSFVMGLGLGCCQPLSMSMAYHFSPKNRTGEVLGLRLAVNKFAQVAVPIISGPLGGTLGTLPVFWTNAALFIYGGLSMFTPETPDKIKSEISEKTP
- the efp gene encoding elongation factor P; protein product: MAIGMNDLKTGLTIEYSNSIWRVLDFQHVKPGKGGAFVRSKLKNLRTGAVNEVTFRPGDKFEQADITTRPMSYLYAENDGRVFMDVESYEQINIPDEYLKNALKFMLEGMEVKITMFGNEILGAELPSTVQLKVTETQPGIKGATATGSGKPATVETGATITVPDFVNEGETIIVNSEDGSYKGRA
- a CDS encoding acyl-CoA carboxylase biotin carboxyl carrier protein subunit, with product MTINNVTSPITGSIWKIEIALGQKISAGETAIVLESMKAEFTVEAPFSGTVKDIKLSEGDVVYENDVIFTIEVDD
- a CDS encoding acetyl-CoA carboxylase biotin carboxylase subunit, with the protein product MFNKVLIVNRGDAASRVLKTLKKMNIASVVVYSEADQDLPYIKEATEAYPIGPSPAQKSYLNQDILLDVLKKSGADAVHPGFGFLSENANFAQKVEDAGAKFIGPSPKWLAKMANKNVARSIMAEYGLPIGTGSGALPDDPEKIKQAGQKIGFPVLVKPAGGGGGIGMLPAYNEEELVRVVQEARTMAQRAFDDGELYLEKYFENPRHIEFQVLADQHGHVQHFFERDCSIQRRHQKLIEESPAIGIERDELNQLAHKITTILADIGYDNIGTVEMLRDRHGNYSFLEMNTRLQVEHGVSEEITGVDLVEAQIRSAFGEELSQIIQKPIKNQGHAIEVRIYAEDPKTFFPSPGKLTTFSIPKIDGVRVETGFAQGTTISPFYDPMLAKVIAHAATRKEAITQLLTALKNFEVTGIKTNIPFLIDVLNSEKYQLGQLDTSFVKEFLKNNI
- a CDS encoding LysR family transcriptional regulator, which translates into the protein MNSVDIEIFLAVVNAGTLTEAADALFISQSTLSYRIAKLEKDVGMDLIERGRGFRTLNLTPDGQKFLNIARHWMDLVHETRAIKYKQQKITLSIGAIDSAQSYILPPIYSMIKHFKETIDMHIITGQSTDLYAALNNRKIDIAIGHFEQPDPGMINSKFSGEKMVVVCKGKLKTVNNRLIDAELDTKEQVFFGFNVFFQSWYDRWIENRPYPTIQIDTANLLTTFLDDDKKWAIVPFSIANHLRESNQCHIYYLQNMPPNRITYQIRKKDPTSSAAEGLQIFDACVDFLRREQVNREIYELFTNHTNQAT